aaaatCATGTAAGTTTCCCTTTTTGGATGTTACAAACGTGAGATCAAAGCGACAAAGGAATTTAACAAACTGCGGACAAAGCAAAGAGCGTTGTTAGAaatgatgattttttaaaaaaatagccaaaaaaaaaaaaaaaaacgctactttaatattattcttattaaattatGGTATttgagagaaaaaaaacttttttttttgtgtttacattaatatatttatagcACCAGAGCTGAAGAAAGGGTTATAAATTTTGTGGTTTCATTTTAGAATTATAGGAAAAAGcttaaaagaataattttattattattattagtattagtatttatttatttaatagaaAACTGAAAccaattttcaataatttattgttttctaaACGGTTTACAAAAATGCACTTTTTATAGATTTTTAATGGAATGGGGAAGAGAGAAGGAAGATGGTATCAGCTGACTTTTATTcagttattttattctcctttcttttatttgtatgATTCCTCGATATGCATAATGTTAAAATGTAATAAATGTGAAAATTGGTTTGTTATCGTTAGTTCAAATCACTTAAATTACTCGTTTAAATCGCGTTTGTTTTCGTTCCATTAAATTCTTACTTTCCgtttattctttttctttttcttttttttggtatgaaacaaaaataatattcttaataacaattttaaaaaaaaaaataatatcaaggAAAATCCATATACTTATAATTGTTAGTTAGCTATTTCGTTATAGAGTGCGAAATgatataatattactaaaaaCTAAACAGGCTAAAACTAATGTAATATATAcctaaataataataaaactaaaccgaaaatttaaaaccaataaaatgatattaaagctaaaatatataataaaaaagtaaagatAATCCCCTAAAATGCACATGGCTCAGACACTTTACGCTTGTTTCAATAAGCCCAATTTGTCTATCTCCTCTTCCTCCCCcctctttttgtttttatttttctttagcGTGAATACATGCAATCGAATGCCTCTTTCTATGTAAGCACGAACTGCCATTGATGTTATTTAAAGTACTAGCCCCAGGGTTAGGAGAATAAAATGTATTGATATTGGCAGAATTTGTGTTTGAAAATTTCATGCCATTGGCACTGCCACCATTAGCATTATAACCAACATATAGATTATTGCTGGCAGAAGTTGTACTGCTAGTAGTGCTGTGAGCGTGGTTGCTACTGGCTGGTGTATCtaagagaaaaaagttacTGTTATTGCTAACCACACTATTGCTTCGACTGGTGTTAGCAGTACAACCATTCGAACTAAAACTACCGATTTTAGAGCTTtgattatttgtatttaagGCATCTGCATTTGTATTGTTGTTGCCATTGAAGTTAAAGGAACTACTGTTGATGCTAGCATTACTGCTGCTGGGTCTTCTGGAGTGTACAGGTGAAGTATAAGGAGAGCTGTAATAGAAATGATAATTGGAGTGGTTTACAACACCAGCATCCAGTGGAATAGTAGCGCCATTGCAAAggtaaaaatttttcaattttgcTCTTAGTTCTGAATTTTctagttttaaattttcgATTTCTCTTAGTAAATTGACAACTATATGATCTTGTTCATTCTCCATATCATTGATCAATTGTTCTGTGGTGTGAAGTTTGGTATTGGGAGTAATAATGGTAGGAGCAAGACTGGCGCCAATAGagcttcttcttcttcttccccTTCTAGCAGTGACACTGCCGGCGCTGATACTACTGTTACTATTGTTTCTGGTATTACTAGTGCTTCTAATGCTTCTATTGTTATAGGTGGTAgttctttctttatttaataaatcagcACAAAATGGCGGCGTTGTGTCCATTGTTGTTGGGGATcctttgattattttttcgtTGATACTTGTCACTGATAATGGTGCAGAAGTGGTTATTTCTAATGGTGGTTTATGGTTGGGCATATTGTTAGAGATTTGTGATTTGCCTCCTgatctctttttttcaggATTTGGAGGATTATTGTTAGCAAGCATTCTTTTTGTCTCAGAGATATGACAATAGAAgtattgttaatttttttttttttttttttttttttttttttctttttcttttttcttagtgatataatttaatcaaaggaaaaagatgTTAGTTGGGAAAATCAAGATGCGAAAGGCTgtcttatatataattgatTTGTGgattaaagttaaaaaaaagaaaagaaaagaactTGAA
This Saccharomycodes ludwigii strain NBRC 1722 chromosome II, whole genome shotgun sequence DNA region includes the following protein-coding sequences:
- the RTS3 gene encoding Rts3p (similar to Saccharomyces cerevisiae YGR161C | RTS3 | putative component of the protein phosphatase type 2A complex) produces the protein MLANNNPPNPEKKRSGGKSQISNNMPNHKPPLEITTSAPLSVTSINEKIIKGSPTTMDTTPPFCADLLNKERTTTYNNRSIRSTSNTRNNSNSSISAGSVTARRGRRRRSSIGASLAPTIITPNTKLHTTEQLINDMENEQDHIVVNLLREIENLKLENSELRAKLKNFYLCNGATIPLDAGVVNHSNYHFYYSSPYTSPVHSRRPSSSNASINSSSFNFNGNNNTNADALNTNNQSSKIGSFSSNGCTANTSRSNSVVSNNSNFFLLDTPASSNHAHSTTSSTTSASNNLYVGYNANGGSANGMKFSNTNSANINTFYSPNPGASTLNNINGSSCLHRKRHSIACIHAKEK